The nucleotide window TCGGTGCTGGACGGCTTCGTCTGCGAGTGTCCGTCTCAGTTCTCCGGGGAACTCTGCGAGGTGAGATTCCGGTTCTGGGTTGAGGGTTCTACTTGGTTAGGAACTTTTGTGTTCTTCAAACCGATCCAATTGGCTCCCTTTGTTTCTAAACCTGAAAAAGCGCTATTAAAGCACTATTATCAGTTCCCTGTCCGCGAATAGGCTGTGCTATTCACAGCATAACAACAGGTAAAAGTACTCTCCCAGCAGTCTGTCTCTCACAGGCTCTGTGTGGCGGACACTGAACGTGCTGGACAGGTGCCAGGCCTGACTTAGTGATGGCCTAAAAATATGAGCCCCCCTTGAATGAGTCAATTGGCTCACTGCCTACGCACTCCTAACTGGGCACTTAGAAAGACACACTCACGCCTACCGTGACATGTATCCTTTATTAGACACTAATGCATTCCTAAATGGTACAGCTCTCCAAGCACACAACAAGGTTCAATGTCACGCATGACATTGTCAGCTCAGAGAGCACCGTAATGTTGGAAAAATGAAGCCTCCGATGAAAATGTTCACAGGTTTTGAGCAGATTctatattttagttttttttttttttattcccttCGATTTAAACGCCCATTCGTCATGGAAAGGATGGCCTCTGCAACCGACGAATGCTGATGCTGTCATTTGTTGTGAGAGGTCCTCTGAGGTCTGTGGAAAATCCAGTATCTTCTACTAAAGTGTGTTTCCACCTCAGACGGATGGTGATTTATGGGTCTCGAAGACCTCGGACACGTTTGTTTACATCCCACTGACGCTCTCCGAAGGGTTTCAGACCTCAGGAAAGCCTGCCCGTTAAACAAAATAGAATAAATATCTCGGACCTGTCATTCATGTTCAAATAAACACCGTTTTGTATGTCCTTTGTGCGTTTGGGGTCCTCGTGAACGTACCCACGTGCCTCTGCGCGAGTGTATGCTTGAAAGAATGACCCAAGTGACTTTTTTTGCTCACCCCGTTTCTCGCACTATCGACGTCTCCAGTCAATACCTTAAATGGCAGCAAGTGAGACCCATCGTTTACGCTCAGAGTTTTGTTTAAGTGCTGCATGTTCCCCTCCAGAGGACGTAGCGTGTGGGCTCCCGTGTCTCGGAGCTCCACGCTCGGCGGAAGCGTGTGCGTTTTGGTGCGTTAAGCAGGCGAGGCGTTAGAGCCGCAGGTGGATCCTCCGTGATGAGCTTACGACGGCCTCTCAGGGCTTACCTCGGGGGCATGTTTATCTTCGTCTCTTAAAGAAGTATCGCCTTATAGTCTCAGGGCCTTCAGCTCAGAGCTaagctcgcccccccccccccccccccccgctcgcgATCCGACTCGCGACTTCGTTCGGGGTGgattttccctttttttcccttttgtctCTTGTCTCCGTCGCCCTCTTTCACTCGTACGACTCCCACGATAGTCGTTGCCGTTTGATCTGCTactactaaacacacacacatgctctcccaCGTGGGCACTTCTGACACCCACATACACTTTCTGGAAATGCTGCTTTCATGTGGTGGAATTCAGGCTGAGTGGGAACACAGAAATGTATATGATGTATATTGtcatgaaccccccccccaaaaatcgAATTAATTTGAAATTGTTTGGTGTGTATTAATCCTAATTAATCATTTTGAGCCATGAGAATAACATGATGATGCTCAACAAACAGCATGAGCAAAAAATGACAGAATGACCGCATCACATATTtcaagtgtttgtttgtttttggggCCACCTGATTGAACCTCCTCCTTGGTCCCCCTCCAGGTGCCGAGCTGGTCCCCCTCTAACCCGTGCGAGCCCAGCCCCTGCGAGAACGAGGCGTCGTGTCACAGCTTGGTCGGGGACTTCTACTGCGCCTGTCGCGAGGGCTACGAAGGCAAAACCTGCTTGGACCTCAAGGACCACTGCAGGACGACCCCCTGCCAAGGTGCCCAACACTTAGCAGCCCGCCATGAAGAGCATTATGAACGTAGTTTCCTCTGGAAAACGTTTTTTGGTGTGACCAGCGGTGTTTAAGAAACCGTAACCGCAGCACTGTAGATATTAGCTAAATGGTGTACTTGTATACTTTCAACGGTTTCTTGAAATGGCTAGTCGGTTGCATTTTTATTGCCTGTTAGTTAAACCAGATTGGAAATGATGTCAAGgattaaatccccccccccccccttgcagtAATTGACAGTTGCACGATCACTGTGGCGACCAATGAGACGGCAGAGGGGGTGCGTCACATCTCGTCCAACGTGTGCGGCCCCCGGGGGCGTTGCATCAGCCAGCCGGACGGCAACTTCACCTGCGCCTGCGACCCGGGATTCAGTGGAACCTACTGCCACGAGAGTACGTCCCGCTCCCGCCTCTTCCTCGCCGCCTGCTGTCCCCCCTCCGTCCTCTGATCCTAACGGTCTTTTCTTATCTCCCCGTTTTGTGCTGGCGCCAGATGTGAACGACTGCGTGAGCAAGCCGTGTCGCAACGGCGGCACCTGCATCGACGGCATCAACTCGTTCCAGTGCTTCTGCCCCGACGGCTGGGAGGGCCGACTGTGTGACCTCGGTGAGTcggccctcatcctcctctgcctcctatTGTCACACCTCCACTGTCAAGTGCTTCACGTTGCTTTGATGGTTCAGGTACAGCTACGTTGGCTCAGAGGACCGAGGTCCGTAGGGTTGACCACGCAAAGACTCCTGACCCCTAAAGCGACTCTTCTGCGCTCCAAACATAGCTCTTTTTGTCGACTCGGTCTGCAAGCGCGGCCTCAAAGGGCATGGCGACTAAGACGACGACTTAAATGGCGACCTAAGACTGCTTACCAGGGAAACGACTCTCTCTAAGACAGCTAGATGCAGTATCAAAAGTTGGCCTAACCTCTAATCTGTGACTCCTCCTTTTAATCTCGACctgcttgaacacacacacacacacaccttgctaaCCGCACACTGtttcatctctcttcctccagatgTGAACGAATGCGGGCACAACCCATGCAAGAACGGAGGGCTCTGCTTGGACCTGGTGAATGACTTCTACTGCCAGTGTAGCAACAACTGGAAAGGAAAAACCTGCCATTCTCGTGAGTCGACTGTCCTGATTCGTTGTTTCAAATACAAAGGTAGCTCTGTGTCTTTTTCCATCTGTGCCTGGGCTCGCGTACTCGAACGTTTTCGTGAAAGTGTACTTCCACGTGTGAAATGGAAATGTCTGTAGAGCCTCTGTAGTGTGTAAAACGTGTGTTTTAACTCCTTGCGGCTTTACCTCAGGCGAAAGCCAATGTGACGCGAGCACCTGCAGCAACGGGGGCACCTGTTACGACCACGGAGACGCCTTCCGCTGTGCCTGCCCCTCAGGATGGGGTGGCAGCACCTgcaacacaggtgtgtgtgtgtgtgtgtttgtttgtgtatttcaGGCCATTATCGTTTGTTTCTCAAGGTATAGTCCCGGACCTGTCCCATTTTGAGTTTTGTACGCTTAGctgtcctcttctccatctccttcccacGTTAGCCAAAATCAGCACCTGTGCATCCAGCCCGTGCTCCAACGGGGGCACCTGTGTGGGGGGCGGAGACGCCTTCACCTGCATCTGtaaggagggctgggagggcccCGCCTGTGCCCACAGTGAGTGCTCCATTTCAGTCCCACCACGGTCACCGGTGTTGCCTAGTCCAGAGTAGCTACTTATTGTCAAACTCGACACCTAAATCCATGGAGTCAATTCACGGAATAGTTAGTCGTAAAAATCAAATTCCAGTAATCTCTGGATTTGTTTATGTATACATGTTctaatatttgtttttcttccCCCTTTCCACAGACACCGATGACTGCAACCCTCACCCATGGTATGTAACGGTCTTAAACGGtcctcatccttccctcccttctctgttcAGCTCCTCCCCTTTGCTGTACAACTCGCTACATTGACACCACCCCATGGTGTGGTGTCAACTCTCACATATTCAACCACGCACACAGAGGCCCTCTACAGCGGATATGGGTCAGGGTTTATGGGGTGGTGGGAAGACTAAGGGGGGGGTAGGTGTTCCTAAATCATCCCCAAATCCAACCTAGGGGGGCTGGGTTGAAATGaatgggggtgatggggtgggaggggggggacagacacacaatgaGATCTCCGGTCCTAAAAGAGTCCTGTcccgccccccccatcccccagagagaaggacgtggaggaaaggagagacagtgacttctcctccccccttttcctTACTGTCATTCTTCTCCagtgacctgggggggggggggacacaggacacagggtgGGGtcgtaggggggagggagggtgggagtgtGGAGGAGGGAACCGCAGTCCCATTAGCATTTGAAAGGCCTGTTGGGGTGGTATTGATGAGCGGAATCGAGCCTTTGTGACTCGCATACCTagttttcacacacaaacacacgcgcttTCCTTTGTCCCACTGATCCGGGAAGGAATGCGTCTCAGGACAGCTGTGGGTTTAATAAGGTCTCCTCTCGTCCTTTCTCGCTGACTAGCTACAACGGCGGGATCTGCGTCGATGGCGTCAACTGGTTCCGGTGCGAGTGCGCCCCGGGGTTTGCCGGACCCGACTGCCGCATCAGTGAGTATTCCACACGCACTCCTTCTAGAACCCAATTCCACACCTAAACATTAGACCAGGATGtgtcccccccggcccccctcccttGCCTGACCCCTTGACCTCCCTTTTTATATAGAGGTCATTCCTTCTCattctccttctgtgtctcGCAAACACACGTGGGGAAGAAATAAAACCAGAGTGAATCATTCAGTGACCCTGAAATGCCTCTCGGCTCTCTCGAAACTTTACTCCACGCCAGTTTTCTCACACATCCTGAATGCTTTCCAAATCACGGCCTTCAGAACTCTCCACCGGCCCGTCTGTCCTCAAGCGACGGAACCGTTATTGTGCTGTGTCCTTCGGTAAAGAAAACGCCCAAATGTATTTCTGAGGAAAGCAACGAGTCGCAGCCCCCCGCACCCAAAGAGTTTGTGGAATGTTTTTAGTCGAGCTTGCCATTGTCTTAACTTGCAACTTGCGCTATCCGTTCGAGTGCCATTGTGGTATTGAATGCAAATCTCCTCGCCTTGGTCCCTCCTCCAGACATAGACGAGTGCCAGTCCTCTCCCTGTGCGTACGGCGCCACCTGTGTGGATGAGATCAACGGCTACCGCTGTCTGTGCCCGCTGGGGCGGACGGGCGCCAGGTGCCAGGAGTGTGagttttgttttttctacagccCTCATATCTCACATGCTCAAACACAGTCTTGTgcacttatgtgtgtgtgaatgtgtgtgtgtgtgtgtgtgtgtgtagagtctaCTGAAGTTTCccaattgatgtgtgtgtgtgtttgtagttatAGGTATAGGGAAGACTTGCCACTACGCTGGCCTGCAGTTTCCCCACGGTAGTCGATGGGAGGAAGAGTGTAACAACTGCCACTGCGTCAATGGCAACGTGGAGTGTACCAAGGTAACATTACACCTATGTCCCTTGCGCACTCGATATACTGGTCATTCTCTCCCGCTCCCTTCCTCACTGAAGACTGCTTCAAGGAAATCtatcatttctttctttctttcgcgCTATCTCTGTATCGACTCAAACTGTAATCCCTGTCACGATTTTTGGTCGTCTCCTACTTGAACTTCTCACGACAGTAGTGTCACTGGCCCAAATCGACCCACCCCCTTAACGGAGAACCAtgtgcccctccaccccttccctctgcccccccacccccaggtccTGTGCGGCCGTCCACTGTGCCTTCTCCAGGAGCTGCCGTCCCGGGGCGCCGAGCAGCAGGGACGTCCGTGCCCTGGTGGGCGCGAGTGCCAGGAGCATGGCTTCCTcacctgcttctctcccccctgccaccAATGGGGGGTCTGCTCCCTGCcggacccctcccctcctccacccgccGTGCCCACCAAGTGCCGGCCCAACAGCGGGCACCTGGACAACGACTGCGCTCGCATCTCGCTCGTTTTCAACCGGGTTAAAGTTCCAGCGGTGCGTAGCGCGCGGGTTCGCGTGCGGGGTTCGTCCACAGTGGTCACGTGCCATCTTTAGCCGTCTTCGTGGCGGTGTCGGGACATGGCCCTTCTCCGACTTATCTTGTGTctgcgtctcccccccccccccagggtacGACCGTCGAGAACATCTGCTCGGAGCTGAGGCATCTCCAAGCCACTCGGAGCCTAGCCAAAGACCACGCCCTCCTTCTGCTGTGCGAGCTATCCGACTCCGATCATAACACGGTAGAGGTGGCCATAGTAAGTGTGCTCCTGGAATGACACGTTGGAATATGAAGTATTTTCCCCCCGTAATTATCGCGGTCAGTACGGTCGAGGAAATACTCATCGTTGACAGCGGTAGTTCATCTTTTCAACTGTTGGGATTGTTCAACAAGCCCGTAACACTTGACTTGCATACACTCTTGTTTTACCATTTCCCCCCACACGTTCACCTCACtttttaaccccccccctctccttctttcttctccctccttcctcagtcGTTCCAGCCTGAGGAGCAGCCCGATCACAGTCTGATCCAGGAGACGGCCAGCGCCATCGTCGGCGCGCTCTCCAAGCGCCAAAACAGCACCGTCATGCTGTCCGTCATTGAGGTCAAAGTGGAAACGCAGGTCATGCCCCCCTCTGCCGGTGAGTAAAACCCCCATGGTTCCGTTCTTGGCTCTCTCTCTAATTTCTCATGTCCCAAGTGCTGTAGTGATTTAGCGGAACCAGTTATGACGGTCGTAAAACATGGTAACTGCTGTGGCGGCCTTGTAATTGAGTGTCTCATATGTTGTGTTTCTGAGAAGACAGACTTTGAGTGCCCTGCCCCTTACTTTAAGTTCTCACTCCTGAGGATTTTTTGTTGACTAACAGGGCTAATTACAAGTTAAATGGTATTTATTGCTCAGGAGCTGAGACACAATGTTGTGCTACGGGTGCACGTCTAACCTGACTATGTCGTTTTGCTTTAAAAAGACTGATCATTTGAAAGTGTCTGTCCGTGTGTTTTAAAGCAGTGCTCAATGATTTTGAAACCCGTTCTCTATTTATTTTTGTCGTTCCCTCGCTTTCCTcatcttccctcttctctttctgttccttttggcttctctttctccatccatctttGGGGTCTCCTAGATTACCTGGTGCCCATCCTCTGCGGGCTGTTCTGCATTCTGTGGCTCTTCTGCATCATCGTCTGCGTGTGGTGGACTCGCAAGCGCCGAAAAGGGCGGGAGAGGAGGGCGCGCGCCACCGCCGAGGAGAGCGTCAACAACCAATGGGAGCCCCTGCGGCCCGTGGCGGGGcgtcaacagcagcagcagcagctcaaaGAGAACAACAGGGAGGCCCAGCAGGAGCGCAAGAAGCTCATGGGCTCCCCCTACAGGACGTGTgacggaggggaggaagaggaggaggaggagactgagggagagctggaggtggagctggaggatggaggggcagAGTCTGGGAAGAGGCCTGTCTGTAAATACTCTAAGAATGACGCGCAGTCCAAAGTGGTCGTGATCTGCACCACCCAGAGCTCCAGTTCGCCCCTCAAAGCACCTCACCGGACCACCTACAGCCCAAAAGACAACCGCTGGAAAAATGTCAACGCCGCCATTGGCGGCCAAGACCTCAAAGATCATTGTGTGTAAACAGACTCGCTCCACTGCTTAAGCGAAAAGAGGACATTTGAACTACTAAGAAATAGGACAAACACTTTTTTGCGTTTAAAAGAGAACCAGTTGGTTTGACTTCAGTTTTGTTGCTGTCATCTGTAAGATACTTTCTGGATGCAAAAGGTGTTTTTTGGCTTTAGTTGACATtagcatttttatttttttatgtacaGATGATATGTATTACTTCATAGGCCTCCAGTCCTTTTGAAATGTAccgtttgaaaaaaaaaacgaagaaaAGTCTGAATGGAGGCAAAAAAAGAGAACC belongs to Osmerus mordax isolate fOsmMor3 chromosome 8, fOsmMor3.pri, whole genome shotgun sequence and includes:
- the jag2b gene encoding protein jagged-2b isoform X2 — encoded protein: MWNCTRITNCLSIVCLLLTVWSEVAQSTGYFELQLITVQNVNGELSDGECCDGTRNSQDLRCNRDECDTYFKICLKEYQTEVTTSGPCIYGDRSTGVLGGNIFSFKNPKNKNKINDAGKILIPFQFAWPRAYTLIVEAWDWDNTTRNNDEELLIERSIHTGMVNPGDHWQTIHHDGPVARIEYRIRVRCDDNYYGSKCNDQCRPRDDYFGHYRCEQSGSRVCLQGWMGPECRTAICKQGCNLLHGGCSVPGQCSCNYGWQGQFCDECVPYPGCIHGTCVNPWQCSCERNWGGLLCDKDLNYCGRHQPCVNGGTCMNTEPDEYHCACPDGYSGKTCQIAEHACTSDPCANGGTCHEVPTGFECHCPPGWEGPTCAKDIDECASSPCAQGGTCIDQDNGFECVCPPQWAGKTCQIDANECVGKPCLNAYSCKNLIGGYHCDCFQGWSGKNCDINVKGCHGQCQNGATCKEAPRGYRCQCPAGFVGTHCEIQRNKCASGPCHNGGRCHSVLDGFVCECPSQFSGELCEVPSWSPSNPCEPSPCENEASCHSLVGDFYCACREGYEGKTCLDLKDHCRTTPCQVIDSCTITVATNETAEGVRHISSNVCGPRGRCISQPDGNFTCACDPGFSGTYCHENVNDCVSKPCRNGGTCIDGINSFQCFCPDGWEGRLCDLDVNECGHNPCKNGGLCLDLVNDFYCQCSNNWKGKTCHSRESQCDASTCSNGGTCYDHGDAFRCACPSGWGGSTCNTAKISTCASSPCSNGGTCVGGGDAFTCICKEGWEGPACAHNTDDCNPHPCYNGGICVDGVNWFRCECAPGFAGPDCRINIDECQSSPCAYGATCVDEINGYRCLCPLGRTGARCQEFIGIGKTCHYAGLQFPHGSRWEEECNNCHCVNGNVECTKVLCGRPLCLLQELPSRGAEQQGRPCPGGRECQEHGFLTCFSPPCHQWGVCSLPDPSPPPPAVPTKCRPNSGHLDNDCARISLVFNRVKVPAGTTVENICSELRHLQATRSLAKDHALLLLCELSDSDHNTVEVAISFQPEEQPDHSLIQETASAIVGALSKRQNSTVMLSVIEVKVETQVMPPSADYLVPILCGLFCILWLFCIIVCVWWTRKRRKGRERRARATAEESVNNQWEPLRPVAGRQQQQQQLKENNREAQQERKKLMGSPYRTCDGGEEEEEEETEGELEVELEDGGAESGKRPVCKYSKNDAQSKVVVICTTQSSSSPLKAPHRTTYSPKDNRWKNVNAAIGGQDLKDHCV
- the jag2b gene encoding protein jagged-2b isoform X4; this translates as MWNCTRITNCLSIVCLLLTVWSEVAQSTGYFELQLITVQNVNGELSDGECCDGTRNSQDLRCNRDECDTYFKICLKEYQTEVTTSGPCIYGDRSTGVLGGNIFSFKNPKNKNKINDAGKILIPFQFAWPRAYTLIVEAWDWDNTTRNNDEELLIERSIHTGMVNPGDHWQTIHHDGPVARIEYRIRVRCDDNYYGSKCNDQCRPRDDYFGHYRCEQSGSRVCLQGWMGPECRTAICKQGCNLLHGGCSVPGQCSCNYGWQGQFCDECVPYPGCIHGTCVNPWQCSCERNWGGLLCDKDLNYCGRHQPCVNGGTCMNTEPDEYHCACPDGYSGKTCQIAEHACTSDPCANGGTCHEVPTGFECHCPPGWEGPTCAKDIDECASSPCAQGGTCIDQDNGFECVCPPQWAGKTCQIDVKGCHGQCQNGATCKEAPRGYRCQCPAGFVGTHCEIQRNKCASGPCHNGGRCHSVLDGFVCECPSQFSGELCEVPSWSPSNPCEPSPCENEASCHSLVGDFYCACREGYEGKTCLDLKDHCRTTPCQVIDSCTITVATNETAEGVRHISSNVCGPRGRCISQPDGNFTCACDPGFSGTYCHENVNDCVSKPCRNGGTCIDGINSFQCFCPDGWEGRLCDLDVNECGHNPCKNGGLCLDLVNDFYCQCSNNWKGKTCHSRESQCDASTCSNGGTCYDHGDAFRCACPSGWGGSTCNTAKISTCASSPCSNGGTCVGGGDAFTCICKEGWEGPACAHNTDDCNPHPCYNGGICVDGVNWFRCECAPGFAGPDCRINIDECQSSPCAYGATCVDEINGYRCLCPLGRTGARCQEFIGIGKTCHYAGLQFPHGSRWEEECNNCHCVNGNVECTKVLCGRPLCLLQELPSRGAEQQGRPCPGGRECQEHGFLTCFSPPCHQWGVCSLPDPSPPPPAVPTKCRPNSGHLDNDCARISLVFNRVKVPAGTTVENICSELRHLQATRSLAKDHALLLLCELSDSDHNTVEVAISFQPEEQPDHSLIQETASAIVGALSKRQNSTVMLSVIEVKVETQVMPPSADYLVPILCGLFCILWLFCIIVCVWWTRKRRKGRERRARATAEESVNNQWEPLRPVAGRQQQQQQLKENNREAQQERKKLMGSPYRTCDGGEEEEEEETEGELEVELEDGGAESGKRPVCKYSKNDAQSKVVVICTTQSSSSPLKAPHRTTYSPKDNRWKNVNAAIGGQDLKDHCV
- the jag2b gene encoding protein jagged-2b isoform X5, whose protein sequence is MQDSCNYGWQGQFCDECVPYPGCIHGTCVNPWQCSCERNWGGLLCDKDLNYCGRHQPCVNGGTCMNTEPDEYHCACPDGYSGKTCQIAEHACTSDPCANGGTCHEVPTGFECHCPPGWEGPTCAKDIDECASSPCAQGGTCIDQDNGFECVCPPQWAGKTCQIDANECVGKPCLNAYSCKNLIGGYHCDCFQGWSGKNCDINVKGCHGQCQNGATCKEAPRGYRCQCPAGFVGTHCEIQRNKCASGPCHNGGRCHSVLDGFVCECPSQFSGELCEVPSWSPSNPCEPSPCENEASCHSLVGDFYCACREGYEGKTCLDLKDHCRTTPCQVIDSCTITVATNETAEGVRHISSNVCGPRGRCISQPDGNFTCACDPGFSGTYCHENVNDCVSKPCRNGGTCIDGINSFQCFCPDGWEGRLCDLDVNECGHNPCKNGGLCLDLVNDFYCQCSNNWKGKTCHSRESQCDASTCSNGGTCYDHGDAFRCACPSGWGGSTCNTAKISTCASSPCSNGGTCVGGGDAFTCICKEGWEGPACAHNTDDCNPHPCYNGGICVDGVNWFRCECAPGFAGPDCRINIDECQSSPCAYGATCVDEINGYRCLCPLGRTGARCQEFIGIGKTCHYAGLQFPHGSRWEEECNNCHCVNGNVECTKVLCGRPLCLLQELPSRGAEQQGRPCPGGRECQEHGFLTCFSPPCHQWGVCSLPDPSPPPPAVPTKCRPNSGHLDNDCARISLVFNRVKVPAGTTVENICSELRHLQATRSLAKDHALLLLCELSDSDHNTVEVAISFQPEEQPDHSLIQETASAIVGALSKRQNSTVMLSVIEVKVETQVMPPSADYLVPILCGLFCILWLFCIIVCVWWTRKRRKGRERRARATAEESVNNQWEPLRPVAGRQQQQQQLKENNREAQQERKKLMGSPYRTCDGGEEEEEEETEGELEVELEDGGAESGKRPVCKYSKNDAQSKVVVICTTQSSSSPLKAPHRTTYSPKDNRWKNVNAAIGGQDLKDHCV
- the jag2b gene encoding protein jagged-2b isoform X1, which produces MWNCTRITNCLSIVCLLLTVWSEVAQSTGYFELQLITVQNVNGELSDGECCDGTRNSQDLRCNRDECDTYFKICLKEYQTEVTTSGPCIYGDRSTGVLGGNIFSFKNPKNKNKINDAGKILIPFQFAWPRAYTLIVEAWDWDNTTRNSEYKCTLPTLGPNSLQRCGERYDEELLIERSIHTGMVNPGDHWQTIHHDGPVARIEYRIRVRCDDNYYGSKCNDQCRPRDDYFGHYRCEQSGSRVCLQGWMGPECRTAICKQGCNLLHGGCSVPGQCSCNYGWQGQFCDECVPYPGCIHGTCVNPWQCSCERNWGGLLCDKDLNYCGRHQPCVNGGTCMNTEPDEYHCACPDGYSGKTCQIAEHACTSDPCANGGTCHEVPTGFECHCPPGWEGPTCAKDIDECASSPCAQGGTCIDQDNGFECVCPPQWAGKTCQIDANECVGKPCLNAYSCKNLIGGYHCDCFQGWSGKNCDINVKGCHGQCQNGATCKEAPRGYRCQCPAGFVGTHCEIQRNKCASGPCHNGGRCHSVLDGFVCECPSQFSGELCEVPSWSPSNPCEPSPCENEASCHSLVGDFYCACREGYEGKTCLDLKDHCRTTPCQVIDSCTITVATNETAEGVRHISSNVCGPRGRCISQPDGNFTCACDPGFSGTYCHENVNDCVSKPCRNGGTCIDGINSFQCFCPDGWEGRLCDLDVNECGHNPCKNGGLCLDLVNDFYCQCSNNWKGKTCHSRESQCDASTCSNGGTCYDHGDAFRCACPSGWGGSTCNTAKISTCASSPCSNGGTCVGGGDAFTCICKEGWEGPACAHNTDDCNPHPCYNGGICVDGVNWFRCECAPGFAGPDCRINIDECQSSPCAYGATCVDEINGYRCLCPLGRTGARCQEFIGIGKTCHYAGLQFPHGSRWEEECNNCHCVNGNVECTKVLCGRPLCLLQELPSRGAEQQGRPCPGGRECQEHGFLTCFSPPCHQWGVCSLPDPSPPPPAVPTKCRPNSGHLDNDCARISLVFNRVKVPAGTTVENICSELRHLQATRSLAKDHALLLLCELSDSDHNTVEVAISFQPEEQPDHSLIQETASAIVGALSKRQNSTVMLSVIEVKVETQVMPPSADYLVPILCGLFCILWLFCIIVCVWWTRKRRKGRERRARATAEESVNNQWEPLRPVAGRQQQQQQLKENNREAQQERKKLMGSPYRTCDGGEEEEEEETEGELEVELEDGGAESGKRPVCKYSKNDAQSKVVVICTTQSSSSPLKAPHRTTYSPKDNRWKNVNAAIGGQDLKDHCV
- the jag2b gene encoding protein jagged-2b isoform X3: MWNCTRITNCLSIVCLLLTVWSEVAQSTGYFELQLITVQNVNGELSDGECCDGTRNSQDLRCNRDECDTYFKICLKEYQTEVTTSGPCIYGDRSTGVLGGNIFSFKNPKNKNKINDAGKILIPFQFAWPRAYTLIVEAWDWDNTTRNSEYKCTLPTLGPNSLQRCGERYDEELLIERSIHTGMVNPGDHWQTIHHDGPVARIEYRIRVRCDDNYYGSKCNDQCRPRDDYFGHYRCEQSGSRVCLQGWMGPECRTAICKQGCNLLHGGCSVPGQCSCNYGWQGQFCDECVPYPGCIHGTCVNPWQCSCERNWGGLLCDKDLNYCGRHQPCVNGGTCMNTEPDEYHCACPDGYSGKTCQIAEHACTSDPCANGGTCHEVPTGFECHCPPGWEGPTCAKDIDECASSPCAQGGTCIDQDNGFECVCPPQWAGKTCQIDVKGCHGQCQNGATCKEAPRGYRCQCPAGFVGTHCEIQRNKCASGPCHNGGRCHSVLDGFVCECPSQFSGELCEVPSWSPSNPCEPSPCENEASCHSLVGDFYCACREGYEGKTCLDLKDHCRTTPCQVIDSCTITVATNETAEGVRHISSNVCGPRGRCISQPDGNFTCACDPGFSGTYCHENVNDCVSKPCRNGGTCIDGINSFQCFCPDGWEGRLCDLDVNECGHNPCKNGGLCLDLVNDFYCQCSNNWKGKTCHSRESQCDASTCSNGGTCYDHGDAFRCACPSGWGGSTCNTAKISTCASSPCSNGGTCVGGGDAFTCICKEGWEGPACAHNTDDCNPHPCYNGGICVDGVNWFRCECAPGFAGPDCRINIDECQSSPCAYGATCVDEINGYRCLCPLGRTGARCQEFIGIGKTCHYAGLQFPHGSRWEEECNNCHCVNGNVECTKVLCGRPLCLLQELPSRGAEQQGRPCPGGRECQEHGFLTCFSPPCHQWGVCSLPDPSPPPPAVPTKCRPNSGHLDNDCARISLVFNRVKVPAGTTVENICSELRHLQATRSLAKDHALLLLCELSDSDHNTVEVAISFQPEEQPDHSLIQETASAIVGALSKRQNSTVMLSVIEVKVETQVMPPSADYLVPILCGLFCILWLFCIIVCVWWTRKRRKGRERRARATAEESVNNQWEPLRPVAGRQQQQQQLKENNREAQQERKKLMGSPYRTCDGGEEEEEEETEGELEVELEDGGAESGKRPVCKYSKNDAQSKVVVICTTQSSSSPLKAPHRTTYSPKDNRWKNVNAAIGGQDLKDHCV